Sequence from the Priestia megaterium genome:
TGTTTCTTCTTGTACAGGCGGCTCATGTAATAGCCCTTCTTCAAATAATTGCGTTGCTTTCTTCCAATTATGCTTTTTTAAGTGATTAAACTGAGACGTATAGTGATAAACGTCTTTTTCATAACGGGAAATATAATCTTGCACCTTAAGTAGCTGCGCCACGTTTACATCAATCCCCTAATTAAAATTCCTCTAAAACTTTGTTCGCCGATGATTTCTCTATTATCATCGGCGTTTTCTTTCCTTTGATAAGAGTGATTTTTAAATAACCTCTCTCCATGCTTGTATGTTCATATGCTACTGTGACTGCAAGGAAAAAGATAGTATTTTTTTATATTTAGGTTTGCTAGCAGGATGAACTTCAAAAAGGGCAAACGAACTTACTTGAAACTGTTCTTCAATCGACGTTTGCTTTAACAGTTCTTCAGAAAGTCCGGCTTCTCCTCCCCACTTCTTTGCAATTGTAATATGAGGACGATAAGGACGTTTTTCGTATAAGCCGCTTAGATCTTCCCATACGGCCTGTATATCCCTTTGCAGATTCACGAGCTTATCTTCTGGCCTAAGGCTTACATAAAGTACTCTAGGCTTGTTATACGCACCGAACACATCGTACTGACCTGTCTGCAGTGAAAAACTTGAATGACGGGAGGCTACTTCTTTTAAGCGGGTAATCAGCTTTTCCTTTTTGTCACCTAAAAACCCTAAAAATTGTAGCGTTATATGATAATCGTCA
This genomic interval carries:
- the thpR gene encoding RNA 2',3'-cyclic phosphodiesterase, with amino-acid sequence MKGDKHYFIGINVPVSIAHQAENWAKELIPFPFKQWTYPDDYHITLQFLGFLGDKKEKLITRLKEVASRHSSFSLQTGQYDVFGAYNKPRVLYVSLRPEDKLVNLQRDIQAVWEDLSGLYEKRPYRPHITIAKKWGGEAGLSEELLKQTSIEEQFQVSSFALFEVHPASKPKYKKILSFSLQSQ